One genomic region from Frateuria soli encodes:
- a CDS encoding sensor histidine kinase, whose protein sequence is MSAQPARPTTPLPDFCRLPAVAALFAVGALTVTLMWLAPDNTRGWRGYSVGMLFVTWLSMLIALALCYARPWLQRLGGWMPYAGVWLIIELVVALASAVARWMDAALQLDLVRTAPMAFVRDNLLIAALLGAAMLRYFYVLAQWQARLAAVAHAQVDALQARIRPHFLFNSMNTVAALVRVDPATAERTIEDLCELFRAALGQSGSRDGTLGEELALIERYLAIEQLRLGPRLHVRRELDRLPTGYPLPRLLLQPLVENAVRHGIQPRREGGEILLRGTLDGRALLIDISNPLPAAPTTPGHGHGLTNVRQRVAFRYGARASVEAGPQQDRFVVRLRLPLDPPPAEQT, encoded by the coding sequence ATGAGCGCCCAGCCCGCCCGCCCCACCACGCCGCTGCCGGACTTCTGCCGCCTGCCGGCGGTCGCCGCGCTGTTCGCGGTGGGCGCGCTCACCGTCACGCTGATGTGGCTGGCGCCGGACAACACGCGCGGCTGGCGCGGCTACAGCGTGGGCATGCTGTTCGTGACCTGGCTGTCGATGCTGATCGCGCTGGCGCTGTGCTACGCGCGGCCATGGCTGCAGCGGCTGGGCGGCTGGATGCCCTATGCCGGCGTGTGGCTGATCATCGAACTGGTGGTGGCGCTGGCCAGCGCGGTGGCGCGCTGGATGGACGCCGCCCTGCAGCTGGACCTCGTGCGCACCGCGCCGATGGCCTTCGTGCGCGACAACCTGCTGATCGCCGCCCTGCTGGGCGCGGCGATGCTGCGCTACTTCTACGTGCTGGCGCAGTGGCAGGCGCGCCTGGCCGCCGTGGCGCACGCGCAGGTCGACGCGCTGCAGGCGCGCATCCGTCCGCACTTCCTGTTCAACAGCATGAACACCGTGGCTGCGCTGGTGCGGGTGGATCCGGCCACCGCCGAGCGCACCATCGAGGACCTGTGCGAGCTGTTCCGCGCAGCGCTCGGCCAGTCGGGCAGCCGCGACGGCACGCTGGGCGAGGAACTTGCCCTTATCGAGCGCTACCTTGCCATCGAGCAGCTGCGCCTGGGCCCACGCCTGCACGTGCGCCGCGAACTCGATCGCCTGCCGACCGGCTATCCGCTGCCGCGCCTGCTGCTGCAGCCGCTGGTGGAGAATGCCGTGCGCCATGGCATCCAGCCCCGCCGCGAGGGCGGCGAGATCCTGCTGCGCGGCACGCTGGACGGGCGCGCGCTGCTGATCGACATCAGCAATCCGCTGCCGGCCGCACCGACCACGCCCGGCCACGGCCACGGGCTGACCAACGTGCGCCAGCGCGTGGCCTTCCGCTACGGCGCACGCGCCTCGGTCGAGGCCGGGCCACAGCAGGACCGCTTCGTGGTGCGCCTGCGCCTGCCGCTCGATCCCCCGCCCGCGGAGCAAACCTGA
- a CDS encoding patatin-like phospholipase family protein, with amino-acid sequence MSHPAPAVAPGKPTVALALGAGGAKGLAHIGVIEEIERQGYAIGAIAGSSMGALIGGIYAMGKLAVYRDWVCKLARFDVLRLVDWTFSGGLIKGEKIIETLRELIGDARIEELPLAYTAVATDIDREREVWLTRGQLFDAIRASIAIPTIFRPHVIDGRRLVDGALLNPVPVTPLIRDRADVVFAISLDGPAHVLTPERDAGADPRPAADPGWLDRLLARGLARGLAHSEDKPARVHEPGALALLTQAMDLMQSNLSRLRLAAYEPDLLIEIPRDAAATYEFYRARELIELGRARAREALERWQPPAG; translated from the coding sequence ATGAGCCATCCCGCGCCCGCGGTCGCGCCAGGCAAACCGACCGTCGCGCTGGCCCTGGGCGCCGGCGGCGCCAAGGGCCTCGCGCACATCGGCGTCATCGAGGAGATCGAGCGCCAGGGCTACGCCATCGGCGCGATCGCGGGGTCCTCGATGGGTGCGCTGATCGGCGGCATCTACGCCATGGGCAAGCTCGCGGTATACCGCGACTGGGTCTGCAAGCTGGCGCGCTTCGACGTGTTGCGACTGGTCGACTGGACCTTCAGCGGCGGCCTGATCAAGGGCGAGAAGATCATCGAGACGCTGCGCGAACTGATCGGCGACGCGCGCATCGAGGAGCTGCCGCTGGCCTACACCGCGGTGGCCACCGACATCGACCGCGAACGCGAAGTGTGGCTGACCCGAGGACAGCTGTTCGACGCGATCCGCGCCTCGATCGCCATTCCCACCATCTTCCGCCCGCACGTGATCGACGGCCGGCGACTGGTGGACGGTGCGTTGCTCAACCCGGTGCCGGTGACGCCGCTGATCCGCGATCGCGCGGATGTCGTGTTCGCGATCAGCCTGGACGGCCCGGCGCACGTCCTGACTCCGGAACGGGATGCCGGCGCCGATCCCCGGCCGGCAGCGGATCCCGGCTGGCTCGACCGGCTGCTTGCGCGCGGTCTCGCGCGCGGCCTTGCGCACAGCGAAGACAAACCCGCGCGCGTGCACGAGCCCGGTGCGCTTGCCCTGCTGACCCAGGCGATGGACCTGATGCAGTCCAACCTCTCGCGACTGCGGCTGGCCGCGTACGAACCGGACCTGCTGATCGAGATCCCGCGCGATGCCGCGGCCACCTACGAGTTCTACCGCGCGCGCGAGCTGATCGAGCTGGGCCGCGCACGTGCCCGCGAGGCGCTCGAGCGCTGGCAGCCACCGGCCGGCTGA
- a CDS encoding glycosyltransferase family 2 protein, producing the protein MPELSVVVPVFNERDNIPPLLAEIATALRGKVDFEIVYVDDDSTDDSRAVLAAQKVDYPELRVLHHVHRSGQSTAVSNGVRAARGSWIATLDGDGQNDPADIPRLLDARRNAPPEVKLFAGWRTTRRDSFNKRISSKVANAVRSRMLKDATPDTGCGLKLFERETFLRLPYFDHMHRYLPALVRRAGFESRSVPVGHRPRTAGTSKYGMLDRLWVGLADLRGVAWLMRRAKVTRVEEL; encoded by the coding sequence ATGCCCGAGCTTTCCGTCGTCGTGCCCGTGTTCAACGAGCGCGACAACATCCCGCCGCTGCTTGCGGAAATCGCCACCGCATTGCGCGGCAAGGTGGACTTCGAGATTGTCTACGTGGACGACGATTCCACCGACGACAGCCGTGCCGTGCTGGCCGCGCAGAAGGTCGATTACCCGGAACTGCGCGTGCTGCATCACGTGCACCGCAGCGGCCAGAGCACTGCCGTGTCCAACGGCGTGCGCGCCGCGCGCGGCAGCTGGATCGCCACCCTCGACGGCGACGGCCAGAACGACCCGGCCGACATCCCGCGCCTGCTCGACGCGCGCAGGAACGCGCCGCCCGAAGTGAAGCTGTTCGCTGGCTGGCGCACCACGCGCCGCGACAGTTTCAACAAGCGCATTTCCTCCAAGGTCGCCAATGCGGTGCGCTCGCGCATGCTCAAGGACGCCACGCCCGATACCGGCTGCGGCCTCAAGCTGTTCGAGCGCGAGACCTTCCTGCGCCTGCCCTATTTCGACCACATGCACCGCTACCTGCCGGCGCTGGTACGCCGCGCCGGCTTCGAAAGCCGCAGTGTGCCGGTCGGCCATCGCCCGCGTACCGCCGGCACCTCCAAGTACGGCATGCTCGACCGCCTGTGGGTCGGCCTGGCCGATCTGCGCGGCGTGGCCTGGCTGATGCGCCGTGCCAAGGTCACCCGCGTCGAGGAACTCTGA
- a CDS encoding DUF481 domain-containing protein — protein sequence MKKTLIVAACLFAFAGMAQAQDTPNSATDNGGWTGSGEFGFASARGNSRTENVNAKLGLNQENEYWKNNFFLNGMRSKGEVTVVDESGATVDRFTTTANRYDAGASVGYKLDPRSYIVGAARYEHDDFGSNLWQGIVSLGYGYIALKNERTELSFEIGPGYKRYRPANTTVLVNNETVEVRQPTESEVVGRGLINFKYRLTDNTAFEDTLLVEAGSKNKYYQNDAGLSVSMTRKLALKLGFQVRYNSDTQPGTQSTDTLTTTNLVYNF from the coding sequence ATGAAAAAGACCCTGATCGTTGCCGCCTGCCTGTTCGCCTTCGCCGGCATGGCACAGGCGCAGGACACCCCCAACAGCGCGACCGACAACGGCGGCTGGACCGGCTCGGGCGAGTTCGGCTTCGCCTCGGCGCGCGGCAATTCGCGCACCGAGAACGTCAATGCCAAGCTCGGCCTGAACCAGGAAAACGAGTACTGGAAGAACAACTTCTTCCTCAACGGCATGCGTTCCAAGGGCGAGGTCACCGTGGTGGATGAGTCCGGCGCGACGGTGGATCGCTTCACCACCACCGCCAACCGTTACGACGCGGGCGCCTCGGTCGGCTACAAGCTCGACCCGCGCAGCTACATCGTCGGGGCCGCCCGCTACGAGCACGACGACTTCGGCTCCAACCTGTGGCAGGGCATCGTCTCATTGGGCTACGGCTACATCGCGCTGAAGAACGAACGCACGGAGCTGTCCTTCGAAATCGGTCCCGGTTACAAGCGCTACCGCCCGGCCAACACCACGGTGCTGGTGAATAACGAGACGGTCGAGGTGCGCCAGCCCACCGAGAGCGAGGTGGTCGGCCGCGGCCTGATCAACTTCAAGTACCGCCTGACCGACAACACCGCCTTCGAGGACACGCTGCTGGTCGAAGCGGGCTCGAAGAACAAGTACTACCAGAACGATGCGGGCCTCTCGGTCAGCATGACCAGGAAGCTGGCGCTCAAACTCGGCTTCCAGGTGCGCTACAACTCCGATACGCAGCCGGGCACGCAGAGCACCGACACGCTGACCACGACCAACCTGGTCTACAACTTCTGA
- a CDS encoding cysteine hydrolase family protein, which yields MSDASPPRRALVVIDVQNEYETGRLRIEYPPVAESLRNIGRAMDAACQAGIPVIVVQQLAPPDAPLFAVGAHGGALHPIVAGRPHDHLVPKTLPSAFAGTDLGEWLASRGIDTLVVVGYMTHNCNDATIKHAFDRGLQVEFLHDASGSVSYANRAGTATAEEIHRVFAVVEQSRYAAVMRTDEWLAHLAQGSAPERDTIHASHQRALTAMAQTA from the coding sequence ATGTCCGACGCCTCCCCTCCCCGCCGCGCTCTGGTGGTGATCGACGTGCAGAACGAGTACGAGACCGGTCGCCTGCGCATCGAGTACCCGCCCGTGGCCGAATCGCTGCGCAACATCGGGCGGGCGATGGACGCCGCCTGCCAGGCGGGCATCCCGGTGATCGTGGTACAGCAACTGGCGCCGCCGGATGCGCCGCTGTTCGCCGTCGGCGCGCACGGTGGCGCCCTGCACCCGATCGTCGCCGGTCGCCCGCACGACCATCTGGTACCCAAGACCCTGCCCAGCGCCTTCGCCGGTACCGACCTTGGCGAGTGGCTGGCGTCGCGCGGCATCGACACGCTCGTGGTCGTCGGCTACATGACGCACAACTGCAACGACGCCACGATCAAGCACGCGTTCGACCGGGGGCTGCAGGTGGAATTCCTGCACGACGCCTCCGGCAGCGTGTCCTATGCGAACCGCGCGGGCACGGCCACGGCGGAGGAGATCCATCGCGTGTTCGCCGTGGTGGAGCAGTCGCGCTACGCGGCGGTGATGCGCACCGACGAATGGCTGGCTCATCTCGCCCAGGGCAGCGCGCCCGAACGCGACACCATCCATGCCTCGCACCAGCGTGCGCTCACCGCCATGGCGCAGACGGCCTGA
- a CDS encoding GlxA family transcriptional regulator has protein sequence MSGTRVAVVAFDRIRPFHLSVPCAVFGETAGDEAPLFDVRVCAAEPGELRAHAGFGIAARHGLRTLAWADIVVVPSWRDPREAPPPALLAALRRAHARGALVVGLCLGAFVLAAAGLLDGRRATTHWRWAERFAELFPQVRLDPGVLYVDEGDVITSAGTAAGIDCCLHVVRRCQGADAASRIARILVVPPHRQGSQAQYIEQPVLARAQDTPLTRTLDWALRHLDEPHSLDSLAARAAMSRRSFTRHFRQHTGTTVGQWLAGQRLALAQRLLEATDQPVERIAERAGFGTPLSLRQHFATVLGTTPSHYRREFRRR, from the coding sequence ATGAGCGGAACTCGCGTGGCGGTGGTGGCGTTCGACCGCATCCGTCCCTTCCATCTGTCGGTGCCCTGCGCGGTGTTCGGGGAGACCGCGGGCGACGAGGCGCCGCTGTTCGACGTGCGGGTCTGCGCGGCCGAGCCGGGCGAGCTGCGTGCGCACGCCGGCTTCGGCATCGCCGCGCGGCATGGCCTGCGCACGCTGGCGTGGGCCGACATCGTGGTGGTGCCTTCCTGGCGCGATCCGCGCGAGGCGCCGCCGCCGGCGCTGCTGGCCGCGCTCAGGCGGGCGCACGCACGCGGCGCGCTGGTGGTGGGGCTGTGCCTGGGCGCCTTCGTGCTGGCCGCCGCGGGCCTGCTCGATGGCCGCCGCGCCACCACGCACTGGCGCTGGGCCGAGCGCTTCGCCGAGCTCTTCCCGCAGGTGCGGCTCGACCCCGGCGTGCTGTACGTGGACGAGGGCGACGTGATCACCTCGGCCGGTACCGCCGCCGGCATCGATTGCTGCCTGCATGTGGTGCGTCGCTGCCAGGGTGCCGACGCGGCCAGCCGCATCGCGCGCATCCTGGTGGTGCCGCCGCACCGCCAGGGTAGCCAGGCGCAGTACATCGAGCAGCCGGTGCTGGCGCGCGCCCAGGACACGCCGCTGACCCGCACGCTGGACTGGGCCCTGCGCCACCTCGACGAGCCGCACAGCCTCGACTCGCTGGCGGCACGTGCGGCGATGAGCCGGCGCAGCTTCACCCGCCACTTCCGCCAGCACACCGGCACCACGGTCGGCCAGTGGCTGGCCGGCCAGCGCCTCGCACTCGCCCAGCGGCTGCTGGAAGCCACCGACCAGCCGGTCGAGCGCATCGCCGAACGTGCCGGCTTCGGCACGCCGCTGTCGCTCAGGCAACACTTCGCTACCGTGCTGGGGACCACGCCCTCGCACTACCGCCGCGAGTTCCGCCGACGCTAG
- a CDS encoding SLC13 family permease, giving the protein MSWQAWATVAVIVGAMALFASEKVRIDLVALLALAALVVLQIVTPEEALSGFSNEATVTVAAMFALSLGIERSGALEPLTRLLMRIRKPWLLTLAMMLAIAPLGAFVKNIALVATFLPLALRVCQRTGTSPARVLMPMAYAAQMGGVCTLIGTSSNLLTDSLAQKHGLPPFGVFEFTKLGALLAVAGISYLMLIGRKLLPKHIDAALPEGGDVGKYVTELVVGEDSPLLGTRIADAQLGDKYGVYPLELLRGERRMWSPREQQLAAGDVLLVRGDWEKIEEFQRRTRLRNAPEQHYARQDDRTRVLAELMVAPGSPAEGRRLAELGLDWRYRASVLAVHRRGQVLRDKLSNTDLAVGDVLLALVDEGGMPKLRSDDAFIVLSERDDARGSMRKAWMAAAIMVLVVVASGMHWLPIPIAALCGATAMALTGCFGRKDVYEGMDWKIIILLGAILPLGLAIEKTGLSNVVVQGAMGLVGSHGPLAALLMVYLLTALLTELMGHNPSVVLMVSIAVTVAHAAHADPRPFVVAVAFAAATSFATPVGYPTNTMVYYAGGYRFTDFMKVGIPLIALFCALSMWLIPQLWPFHP; this is encoded by the coding sequence ATGAGCTGGCAGGCCTGGGCCACGGTCGCCGTCATTGTCGGGGCGATGGCGCTGTTCGCCAGCGAGAAGGTACGCATCGACCTGGTTGCCCTGCTGGCGCTGGCGGCACTGGTGGTGCTGCAGATCGTCACGCCCGAGGAGGCACTCTCGGGCTTCAGCAACGAGGCCACGGTAACGGTGGCGGCGATGTTCGCGCTGAGCCTGGGGATCGAGCGCTCCGGTGCGCTGGAGCCGCTGACGCGCCTGTTGATGCGCATCCGCAAGCCGTGGCTGCTGACGCTGGCGATGATGCTGGCGATCGCCCCGCTGGGCGCGTTCGTGAAGAACATCGCGCTGGTCGCCACCTTCCTGCCGCTGGCGCTGCGCGTATGCCAGCGTACCGGCACCTCGCCGGCCAGGGTGCTGATGCCGATGGCCTACGCGGCCCAGATGGGTGGCGTGTGCACGCTGATCGGCACCTCCTCCAACCTGCTCACCGACAGCCTGGCGCAGAAGCACGGCCTGCCGCCGTTCGGGGTGTTCGAGTTCACCAAGCTGGGTGCGCTGCTGGCCGTGGCCGGCATCAGCTACCTGATGCTGATCGGCCGCAAGCTGCTGCCCAAGCACATCGACGCCGCGCTGCCGGAAGGCGGCGATGTCGGCAAGTACGTGACCGAACTGGTGGTCGGCGAGGACTCGCCGCTGCTGGGCACGCGCATCGCCGATGCCCAGCTGGGCGACAAGTACGGGGTCTATCCGCTCGAGCTGCTGCGCGGCGAGCGGCGCATGTGGTCGCCGCGGGAGCAGCAGCTCGCGGCGGGCGACGTGCTGCTGGTGCGCGGCGACTGGGAGAAGATCGAGGAGTTCCAGCGCCGCACGCGCCTGCGCAACGCCCCCGAGCAGCACTACGCGCGCCAGGACGACCGCACCCGCGTGCTGGCCGAACTGATGGTCGCGCCGGGCAGTCCCGCCGAGGGCCGGCGGCTCGCCGAGCTGGGCCTGGACTGGCGCTACCGCGCCTCGGTGCTGGCCGTCCATCGCCGTGGCCAGGTGCTGCGCGACAAGCTGAGCAACACCGACCTGGCGGTCGGCGACGTGCTGCTGGCGCTGGTGGACGAAGGCGGCATGCCCAAGCTGCGCAGCGACGATGCGTTCATCGTGCTCAGCGAGCGTGACGACGCGCGCGGCAGCATGCGCAAGGCCTGGATGGCCGCGGCGATCATGGTGCTGGTGGTGGTCGCCTCGGGCATGCACTGGCTGCCGATCCCGATCGCCGCGCTGTGCGGCGCCACCGCGATGGCGCTGACCGGTTGCTTCGGCCGCAAGGACGTCTACGAGGGGATGGACTGGAAGATCATCATCCTGCTCGGCGCGATCCTGCCCCTGGGGCTGGCGATCGAGAAGACCGGGCTGTCCAACGTGGTGGTGCAGGGCGCGATGGGACTGGTCGGCAGCCATGGTCCGCTGGCCGCGTTGCTGATGGTCTACCTGCTGACCGCCCTGCTCACCGAACTGATGGGGCACAACCCCTCGGTGGTGCTGATGGTGAGCATCGCGGTGACGGTGGCGCATGCGGCGCACGCCGATCCGCGTCCTTTCGTGGTGGCGGTGGCCTTCGCCGCGGCGACCTCGTTCGCCACGCCGGTGGGTTATCCGACCAACACGATGGTGTACTACGCCGGCGGCTACCGCTTCACCGACTTCATGAAGGTGGGCATACCGCTGATCGCGCTGTTCTGCGCGCTGTCGATGTGGCTGATCCCGCAGCTGTGGCCGTTCCATCCCTGA
- a CDS encoding DUF488 domain-containing protein, whose product MSLTVKRVYDPPSPKDGYRVLVDRLWPRGLKKDSAALDLWMKEVGPSRELRQWFGHEPARWEGFRHRYAGELDADPDTWQTLAEKARRHHVTLLFGARDEEHNNAVALKAYLENYLAAHGPH is encoded by the coding sequence ATGAGCCTGACCGTCAAGCGTGTCTACGACCCGCCCTCGCCCAAGGACGGCTACCGCGTGCTGGTCGACCGCCTGTGGCCGCGAGGCCTGAAGAAGGACAGCGCGGCACTGGACCTGTGGATGAAGGAAGTCGGCCCCTCGCGCGAGCTGCGCCAGTGGTTCGGCCACGAGCCGGCGCGCTGGGAGGGCTTCCGCCACCGGTACGCCGGCGAACTCGATGCCGACCCGGATACCTGGCAGACGCTGGCCGAGAAAGCCCGTCGCCACCACGTGACCCTGCTGTTCGGCGCGCGCGACGAGGAGCACAACAACGCCGTGGCGCTGAAGGCGTACCTGGAAAACTACCTGGCCGCACACGGGCCGCATTGA
- a CDS encoding helix-turn-helix transcriptional regulator encodes MDRYERILTLHRVLKSAHYPVPLARLMDELECSRATLYRDIAFLRDGLGAPIESAGTDQAAFRYEVGEGERFELPGLWLTSDELAALLALNELMGRSGPGVLAGALAPFKARIERLLTGQEKAKALPIERIRVIPWGERKLDQQVFRVTAGAVLERRRLRFAYRARTTDSDSKRTVSPQRLTHYRDNWYLDVWDHDREALRSFAVDRIRDAHALDEPAIDVPEADLNELLASSYGIFAGKPKAWATIRFSAHAARWVADEHWHSQQKGEWLPDGRYELKVPYSKSRELLMDVLKYGPDAEVVAPLPLREEMKSLLHMALGAYGGR; translated from the coding sequence ATGGATCGCTACGAACGCATTCTGACCCTGCACCGGGTTCTCAAATCGGCACATTACCCGGTACCGCTGGCGCGGCTGATGGACGAGCTGGAATGCTCGCGGGCCACGCTCTACCGCGACATCGCCTTCCTGCGCGACGGCCTGGGCGCGCCGATCGAGAGCGCCGGCACCGACCAGGCCGCGTTCCGCTACGAGGTGGGCGAGGGCGAGCGCTTCGAACTGCCGGGCCTGTGGCTGACCTCCGACGAGCTGGCCGCGCTGCTGGCGCTCAACGAGTTGATGGGACGTTCGGGGCCAGGCGTGCTGGCCGGCGCGCTGGCGCCCTTCAAGGCACGCATCGAGCGCCTGCTGACCGGGCAGGAGAAAGCCAAGGCCCTGCCGATCGAGCGCATCCGCGTGATCCCCTGGGGCGAGCGCAAGCTCGACCAGCAGGTGTTCCGCGTCACCGCAGGCGCGGTGCTCGAACGCCGCCGCCTGCGCTTCGCCTATCGCGCGCGCACCACCGATTCGGACAGCAAGCGCACCGTATCGCCGCAACGGCTGACGCACTACCGCGACAACTGGTACCTGGACGTGTGGGACCACGATCGCGAGGCGCTGCGCAGTTTCGCGGTGGACCGCATCCGCGACGCGCACGCGCTGGACGAACCCGCCATCGACGTGCCGGAGGCGGATCTCAACGAACTGCTCGCCTCCAGCTATGGCATCTTCGCCGGCAAGCCCAAGGCCTGGGCCACGATCCGCTTTTCCGCACACGCCGCGCGCTGGGTCGCCGACGAGCACTGGCATTCGCAGCAGAAGGGCGAATGGCTGCCGGACGGCCGCTACGAACTGAAGGTGCCGTACTCCAAATCGCGCGAGCTGCTGATGGACGTGCTCAAGTACGGCCCCGACGCCGAAGTGGTGGCGCCGCTGCCGCTGCGCGAGGAGATGAAAAGCCTGCTGCACATGGCGTTGGGCGCCTACGGGGGCAGGTAA
- a CDS encoding LytR/AlgR family response regulator transcription factor — MRVLIVDDEPLARARLAALLGECEGVAVVGSVADGEAALAAIGETQPDLLLLDINMPGLDGAALAARLAGQARPQVVFCTAYENHALTAFELGAVDYLLKPVRLERLREALQRARQRLAAAPPEPVGYLRGRLRGEQVRIALTEVVCLLAEEKYVVVRHAGGELLIEESLRQLEEAHPAQLVRLHRNCLVPAPRLLGLKTLADGRVLARLAGTEFSPEVSRRNLAAVRKLLRAG; from the coding sequence ATGCGCGTGCTGATCGTCGACGACGAGCCACTGGCGCGCGCCCGCCTGGCCGCCCTGCTGGGCGAATGCGAGGGCGTGGCGGTCGTCGGCAGCGTGGCCGACGGCGAAGCGGCACTCGCGGCGATCGGCGAAACGCAACCGGACCTGCTGCTGCTGGACATCAACATGCCGGGCCTGGACGGCGCGGCGCTGGCTGCGCGGCTGGCCGGGCAGGCGCGTCCGCAGGTGGTGTTCTGCACCGCCTACGAGAACCACGCACTGACCGCCTTCGAGCTGGGCGCGGTCGACTACCTGCTCAAGCCGGTGCGGCTGGAGCGGCTGCGCGAGGCCCTGCAGCGCGCCCGCCAGCGCCTGGCCGCGGCGCCGCCCGAACCGGTGGGCTACCTGCGCGGCCGGCTGCGTGGCGAGCAGGTCCGCATCGCGCTGACCGAGGTGGTCTGCCTGCTCGCCGAGGAGAAATACGTGGTGGTACGCCATGCCGGCGGCGAGCTGCTGATCGAGGAATCGCTGCGCCAGCTGGAGGAGGCCCATCCGGCGCAACTGGTGCGCCTGCACCGCAACTGCCTGGTGCCGGCGCCGCGCCTGCTGGGGCTGAAGACCCTCGCCGACGGACGCGTGCTGGCGCGGCTGGCCGGCACCGAGTTCAGCCCCGAGGTGAGCCGGCGCAACCTGGCGGCGGTGCGCAAGCTGCTGCGCGCGGGGTAA
- a CDS encoding alpha/beta hydrolase, which yields MSLLPAVEHETGPDPRHSVIWLHGLGADGNDFAPIVPELVDPSWPALRFVFPHAPVQPVSINGGVPMRAWYDIHGFDARAPQDEAGIRRAIGAVEALIAREHERGVPSQRIVLVGFSQGGAIALAAGLRHAQPLAGLVALSTYLPISATLATERSAANSQVPIFWAHGSADPIVAIQRGLDSRSLLEGLGYTVNWHTYPMPHSVCAEEILDLRHWLTGRLG from the coding sequence ATGAGCCTGCTTCCCGCCGTCGAGCATGAAACCGGTCCCGATCCCCGCCACAGCGTGATCTGGCTGCACGGGCTGGGCGCCGACGGCAATGATTTCGCGCCGATCGTGCCGGAGCTGGTCGATCCGTCGTGGCCGGCGCTGCGCTTCGTGTTCCCGCATGCGCCGGTGCAGCCGGTGAGCATCAACGGTGGCGTCCCGATGCGCGCCTGGTACGACATCCACGGCTTCGACGCGCGCGCGCCGCAGGACGAGGCGGGCATCCGCCGCGCGATCGGGGCGGTCGAGGCGCTGATCGCGCGCGAGCATGAACGCGGCGTGCCAAGCCAGCGGATCGTGCTCGTCGGGTTCTCGCAAGGCGGAGCCATCGCGCTCGCCGCGGGCCTGCGCCATGCGCAGCCGCTGGCCGGCCTGGTGGCGCTGTCCACGTATCTGCCGATCAGCGCCACGCTGGCGACCGAGCGCAGCGCCGCCAATTCGCAGGTACCGATTTTCTGGGCCCATGGCAGCGCCGACCCGATCGTGGCGATACAGCGCGGCCTCGATTCGCGGAGCTTGCTGGAAGGGCTGGGTTACACGGTGAACTGGCACACCTATCCGATGCCGCACTCGGTCTGCGCCGAAGAGATCCTCGACCTGCGCCACTGGCTCACCGGTCGCCTCGGCTAG
- the hemC gene encoding hydroxymethylbilane synthase — translation MQSSILRIATRKSALALWQAEHVAARLRAVHPGLAVELVPMTTRGDEIADRPLATIGGKGLFLKELEVAMLEGRADLAVHSLKDVPAELEPGFVLPAMLPRADAADAFVSSDHATLDALPEGARVGTSSLRRQAQLRAARPDLELLDLRGNVNTRLAKLDAGDYDAIVLACAGLERLGLAARIRQRLAAPDWLPAPGQAAIAIEARADQPAVLALLAALDDADTRVTVSAERAMNHALGGSCTVPVAAWCVLGERGLHLHGLVGDAASGRLLRAEAGGPVGQPEVLGRAVAEALLAQGAGEMLG, via the coding sequence ATGCAGTCTTCCATCCTGCGCATCGCCACCCGCAAGAGCGCGCTCGCGCTGTGGCAGGCCGAGCACGTCGCCGCGCGCCTGCGCGCCGTGCATCCGGGCCTTGCCGTCGAGCTGGTGCCGATGACCACCCGCGGCGACGAGATCGCCGATCGCCCGCTGGCCACCATCGGTGGCAAGGGGCTGTTCCTGAAGGAACTGGAGGTGGCGATGCTGGAAGGCCGCGCGGACTTGGCGGTGCATTCGCTGAAGGACGTGCCGGCCGAGCTGGAGCCGGGCTTCGTGCTGCCGGCGATGCTGCCGCGCGCGGATGCCGCCGACGCTTTCGTCAGCAGCGACCACGCCACGCTGGATGCGCTGCCCGAGGGTGCCCGCGTGGGTACCTCCTCGCTGCGCCGGCAGGCCCAGTTGCGTGCGGCGCGGCCGGACCTCGAGCTGCTCGACCTGCGCGGTAACGTCAACACGCGCCTGGCCAAGCTCGACGCCGGCGACTACGACGCCATCGTGCTCGCCTGTGCGGGCCTGGAGCGACTGGGCCTGGCCGCACGCATCCGCCAGCGACTGGCCGCGCCGGACTGGTTGCCCGCGCCGGGGCAGGCCGCCATCGCGATCGAGGCGCGCGCGGACCAGCCGGCCGTGCTGGCGCTGCTGGCGGCGCTGGACGACGCCGACACGCGCGTGACGGTCAGCGCCGAGCGCGCGATGAACCATGCGCTCGGTGGCAGCTGCACCGTACCGGTGGCGGCCTGGTGCGTGCTGGGCGAGCGTGGCCTGCACCTGCACGGCCTGGTCGGCGATGCCGCCAGCGGGCGGCTGCTGCGGGCGGAGGCGGGCGGGCCGGTGGGGCAGCCCGAAGTGCTCGGCCGCGCCGTCGCCGAGGCACTGCTGGCGCAGGGCGCCGGCGAGATGCTGGGCTGA